One segment of Atribacterota bacterium DNA contains the following:
- a CDS encoding extracellular solute-binding protein, which yields MRKKMELIGQNGAYDIMIVFPKFLAEFAANGWLYPLDEFITKLNPKMNDVTPGYRDFYCKYGGKIYVLPYDGDILNLYYRKDLLKNEEEKAKFKAKYGYDLKVPETWDKFRNVAEFFTRKKDHKLAGQVLERDFYGTAYYGQKDQIFAWWGNIFSSLGGVYFNQDTMEPGINSEFGVKALEIMKTMHQYYLPDVLAYGYEELKDIFLQGDCFMVVQWPCVEKKEADPAQSKIVGKISVSYFPGMKKDDGTIYFRPLMPCGRVLAVAVESKDPWKAYQVIQYSR from the coding sequence ATGAGAAAAAAAATGGAACTCATCGGACAGAACGGAGCTTACGACATTATGATTGTATTCCCCAAATTCCTGGCTGAATTTGCTGCCAATGGATGGCTCTATCCGCTGGATGAATTTATCACCAAGCTTAATCCCAAGATGAACGATGTCACACCCGGATACCGGGACTTCTACTGCAAATATGGCGGAAAAATATATGTTCTGCCCTATGACGGAGATATCTTAAATCTCTATTATCGTAAAGACCTTCTGAAGAACGAGGAAGAAAAAGCCAAATTTAAAGCCAAATATGGGTATGATTTGAAAGTCCCCGAAACCTGGGATAAATTCCGCAACGTGGCCGAATTCTTCACTCGTAAGAAGGACCATAAGTTGGCAGGACAAGTTTTGGAAAGAGATTTCTACGGAACAGCCTACTATGGACAAAAAGACCAGATCTTTGCCTGGTGGGGAAACATTTTCTCCAGCTTAGGAGGGGTGTATTTTAACCAAGACACCATGGAGCCAGGCATCAATTCTGAATTTGGAGTCAAAGCCCTGGAAATTATGAAGACCATGCACCAGTACTACCTACCGGATGTGTTGGCGTATGGATACGAAGAACTGAAAGATATCTTCCTCCAAGGCGATTGTTTCATGGTGGTACAGTGGCCCTGTGTGGAGAAGAAAGAGGCCGACCCAGCCCAATCAAAAATTGTGGGTAAAATCAGTGTTTCCTACTTTCCCGGAATGAAAAAGGACGACGGAACCATTTATTTCCGACCTCTCATGCCCTGTGGAAGAGTCCTGGCTGTAGCTGTAGAAAGCAAGGACCCCTGGAAAGCTTATCAGGTTATCCAGTACTCTCGGTAG
- a CDS encoding sugar ABC transporter permease: MERLNLSTINWLGSNQVSIYSIILADIWEWTPFVMITLLAGLQAIPDELYEAARVDGATRWNTFLWVVLPLLRQVMTIAILIRVMDAFKIFDLVALLTMGGPGQSSETITFYNYLTGFKYFSMGYASSMAYFQLAIIVIIANIFLKSWKGRETG, encoded by the coding sequence TTGGAACGCCTGAACCTGAGCACGATTAACTGGTTAGGTAGTAACCAGGTATCGATTTACTCCATTATTCTCGCTGATATCTGGGAGTGGACCCCTTTTGTAATGATCACCCTCCTTGCCGGATTGCAGGCCATTCCCGACGAACTCTATGAAGCAGCCAGAGTCGATGGAGCTACCCGCTGGAATACCTTCTTATGGGTAGTTTTGCCTCTTCTACGTCAGGTCATGACTATTGCCATACTTATCCGAGTTATGGATGCTTTCAAAATCTTTGACCTTGTTGCCCTCCTCACCATGGGCGGACCCGGACAGAGTTCTGAAACCATTACCTTTTACAACTACCTTACAGGGTTTAAATACTTCAGCATGGGTTACGCTTCGTCCATGGCGTATTTTCAGCTAGCCATTATCGTCATCATCGCCAATATTTTCCTCAAATCCTGGAAAGGGAGGGAAACCGGATGA